A stretch of Porites lutea chromosome 5, jaPorLute2.1, whole genome shotgun sequence DNA encodes these proteins:
- the LOC140937044 gene encoding uncharacterized protein isoform X1: MAEPNFKGLLQMHCQKAKVELPKYSCTQKMQGHIPVFSANLVVLGQNFTSEGEFSTKKQAEKSAAKVALRELRILGGDFQLKSCTALSQTVNEGFPSCKVDQSCTDINSGSTTAVEEIHKDMQVSTSPEKCEKASIPETQMSSPEIQKTLFTSNPTVTPVSRKGNGVVSFKNVLQERAQKTGLALPQYETVQEGGGFVCTVTFNGQCFKSEGCSPSKKLAQQNAAAAAFKTLTSGEKTDENSPLPSRTSASNIETPQATSMQSPATTPEMFDATVSYKNLLQENCQQRGNKPPTYSTTWEGTGFISTVCFGDVMVSTKAPYTSKKQAEQAAACEALLVIGVSNPEEVFVNKGTKKNKLKRKFAPMVGQQRTSWVHFRGIQAGGWQSSDWGDADFFWEQAIANKRQKLDPNESLFGRSRTTFALPLQHRRDLSVGEIWKEKKNVVIVGDAESSFILYCTRVPGTCKIFNTRTMSLVELEPGFRIVGLDAQYSDFKGKVALEAERCANVVIPETPDPVLTSCGVVLLYQDPQSSLLQVLLKRYLSSQAFVNVAAALAQYFRRKISGRPVTLDVPSLTEHIRDWMLEEVQNIATMNEEALQHVFSYMWKFNKRWISFLNPPLPHDLEFLKASAADELARRQASEVHHSEDFYHPWGLPKGNFKHRMISTGLFIEPAADCAVRELKEETGIKLDADEVKNSPQVDLLQTDNLNPHKGDMVKYFLYVYRPHNIEDDLNNSQDMDQLDSSNNCEAENSLTAEVVDFDGSTKQNIDGKNIDDGKDEPERGEPPAGEQLKEETLITDENFQGSMAVDEEKASNLGKVQVSRGPDEISGASFSVERRGVKRKRDPDDDNYGDNEMESGHQVQGQSTTPTKGECLLVPVTADTPTSACTQEVITAARSPHVQSSVHEECAWFTLQEARIKSPVFEQISQTEQFKKLLNSITSPEER, from the exons ATGGCAGAACCAAATTTCAAAGGTCTTTTACAAATGCATTGTCAAAAAGCTAAGGTTGAACTCCCCAAGTATAGTTGCACACAAAAAATGCAAGGACATATTCCAGTTTTCTCGGCTAATTTGGTCGTTTTGGGGCAAAATTTTACTAGCGAAGGCGAGTTCAGCACCAAAAAGCAGGCTGAAAAAAGTGCGGCTAAGGTTGCTTTGCGCGAATTGAGAATTCTTGGGGGAGATTTTCAGCTGAAATCCTGCACTGCACTCTCTCAGACTGTGAATGAAGGATTTCCCAGTTGCAAGGTAGACCAGTCTTGCACAGACATAAACTCTGGGTCAACAACAGCAGTGGAAGAAATTCACAAAGATATGCAAGTTTCTACTTCGcctgaaaagtgtgaaaaagcTTCCATTCCAGAAACACAAATGTCTTCTCCAGAGATCCAGAAAACATTATTCACTTCCAACCCTACTGTGACTCCTGTTTCAAGAAAAGGTAATGGTGTTGTTTCATTCAAGAATGTTCTTCAAGAAAGGGCCCAAAAGACAGGATTAGCTTTACCTCAGTATGAGACGGTGCAAGAAGGTGGAGGTTTTGTATGCACAGTCACCTTTAATGGACAGTGTTTTAAGAGTGAAGGATGTTCACCTAGCAAAAAGCTGGCTCAACAGAATGCAGCTGCTGCAGCCTTTAAGACTTTAACCTCCGGGGAAAAAACGGATGAAAATTCCCCACTCCCTTCAAGAACATCAGCATCAAACATAGAGACCCCTCAAGCAACAAGTATGCAGTCTCCAGCAACAACTCCAGAAATGTTTGATGCCACAGTTTCCTATAAGAACCTCCTCCAGGAAAATTGTCAGCAAAGAGGAAATAAGCCCCCCACATACTCCACAACCTGGGAAG GAACTGGGTTTATCAGCACTGTTTGTTTTGGTGATGTTATGGTATCTACCAAGGCACCGTACACTTCCAAAAAACAAGCAGAACAAGCTGCTGCTTGTGAAGCCCTGTTGGTAATTGGTGTTTCAAATCCAGAGGAAGTCTTTGTTAACAAGGGAACAAAGAAGAACAAGTTGAAAAGAAAGTTTGCACCCATGGTTGGGCAACAGAGAACATCATGGGTTCATTTCCGTGGAATACAAGCAGGAGGATGGCAATCTAGTGATTG GGGAGATGCTGATTTCTTTTGGGAAcaagcaattgcaaataaaagGCAGAAGTTGGATCCAAATGAATCACTTTTTGGCAGGAGTAGAACAACATTTGCCCTTCCATTACAACACAGACGAGACTTATCAGTTGGTGAAATCTGGAAGGAGAAGAAAAATGTGGTTATTGTTGGGGATGCAGAATCATCTTTTATTCTGTACTGTACAAGAGTTCCAGGAACTTGCAAGATTTTCAACACGCGGACAATGTCACTGGTTGAGCTTGAACCTG GTTTTCGAATTGTTGGTCTTGATGCCCAGTATTCTGATTTTAAGGGTAAGGTGGCCCTTGAAGCAGAGAGGTGTGCGAATGTTGTTATTCCTGAAACACCAGATCCTGTGCTTACAAGCTGCGGTGTTGTACTTCTTTATCAAGATCCACAGTCCAG TCTGCTTCAGGTACTTCTTAAAAGATACCTTTCCAGCCAGGCATTCGTCAATGTTGCAGCCGCTTTGGCTCAATATTTTCGCCGTAAGATCTCTGGTCGACCAGTGACGCTTGACGTTCCAAGCCTTACAGAACACATAAGGGACTGGATGCTGGAAGAAGTACAGAACATTGCAACCATGAATGAAGAAGCTCTCCAGCATGTGTTTTCCTACATGTGGAAGTTCAACAAAAGATGGATTTCCTTTCTTAATCCTCCTCTTCCACATGATCTTGAATTTCTTAAG GCAAGTGCAGCAGATGAACTTGCCCGGCGACAAGCCAGTGAAGTGCATCACTCTGAAGATTTTTATCATCCATGGGGCCTTCCAAAGGGCAACTTTAAACACAGAATGATCTCAACAG GTCTGTTCATTGAACCAGCTGCTGATTGTGCAGTCAGGGAGCTGAAAGAAGAGACTGGCATTAAACTTGATGCAGATGAAGTTAAAAATTCCCCTCAAGTTGACTTGCTGCAGACTGATAATCTTAACCCTCACAAAG GTGACATGGTCAAGTATTTTCTGTATGTATACAGACCACACAACATTGAAGATGACTTGAACAACTCACAAGACATGGATCAGTTGGATAGTTCTAACAATTGTGAAGCAGAAAATAGCTTAACAGCTGAAG TGGTGGATTTTGATGGATCCACTAAGCAAAACATAGATGGCAAAAACATTGATGATGGAAAAGATGAGCCAGAGAGAGGTGAGCCCCCTGCTGGAGAACAGTTGAAAGAAGAGACCTTGATTACAGATGAAAACTTTCAAGGTTCCATGGCTGTTGATGAGGAAAAAGCCAGTAATTTGGGGAAGGTGCAGGTATCCAGGGGCCCTGATGAAATATCGGGAGCCTCTTTCTCAGTGGAGAGACGTGGTGTTAAACGAAAAAGGGACCCTGATGATGATAACTATGGTGACAACGAAATGGAGAGTGGCCATCAGGTGCAAG GACAGTCCACAACACCAACGAAAGGTGAATGCTTACTTGTCCCAGTGACTGCAGACACACCCACATCTGCTTGTACACAAGAAGTAATCACTGCAGCAAGGTCACCACATGTTCAGAGCAGTGTGCATGAGGAATGTGCATGGTTTACTTTACAGGAGGCAAGAATTAAGTCTCCAGTGTTTGAACAGATATCCCAAACAGAACAATTCAAGAAACTTCTCAATTCCATAACCAGCCCAGAAGAGAGGTAG
- the LOC140937044 gene encoding uncharacterized protein isoform X3, with product MAEPNFKGLLQMHCQKAKVELPKYSCTQKMQGHIPVFSANLVVLGQNFTSEGEFSTKKQAEKSAAKVALRELRILGGDFQLKSCTALSQTVNEGFPSCKVDQSCTDINSGSTTAVEEIHKDMQVSTSPEKCEKASIPETQMSSPEIQKTLFTSNPTVTPVSRKGNGVVSFKNVLQERAQKTGLALPQYETVQEGGGFVCTVTFNGQCFKSEGCSPSKKLAQQNAAAAAFKTLTSGEKTDENSPLPSRTSASNIETPQATSMQSPATTPEMFDATVSYKNLLQENCQQRGNKPPTYSTTWEGTGFISTVCFGDVMVSTKAPYTSKKQAEQAAACEALLVIGVSNPEEVFVNKGTKKNKLKRKFAPMVGQQRTSWVHFRGIQAGGWQSSDCLLQVLLKRYLSSQAFVNVAAALAQYFRRKISGRPVTLDVPSLTEHIRDWMLEEVQNIATMNEEALQHVFSYMWKFNKRWISFLNPPLPHDLEFLKASAADELARRQASEVHHSEDFYHPWGLPKGNFKHRMISTGLFIEPAADCAVRELKEETGIKLDADEVKNSPQVDLLQTDNLNPHKGDMVKYFLYVYRPHNIEDDLNNSQDMDQLDSSNNCEAENSLTAEVVDFDGSTKQNIDGKNIDDGKDEPERGEPPAGEQLKEETLITDENFQGSMAVDEEKASNLGKVQVSRGPDEISGASFSVERRGVKRKRDPDDDNYGDNEMESGHQVQGQSTTPTKGECLLVPVTADTPTSACTQEVITAARSPHVQSSVHEECAWFTLQEARIKSPVFEQISQTEQFKKLLNSITSPEER from the exons ATGGCAGAACCAAATTTCAAAGGTCTTTTACAAATGCATTGTCAAAAAGCTAAGGTTGAACTCCCCAAGTATAGTTGCACACAAAAAATGCAAGGACATATTCCAGTTTTCTCGGCTAATTTGGTCGTTTTGGGGCAAAATTTTACTAGCGAAGGCGAGTTCAGCACCAAAAAGCAGGCTGAAAAAAGTGCGGCTAAGGTTGCTTTGCGCGAATTGAGAATTCTTGGGGGAGATTTTCAGCTGAAATCCTGCACTGCACTCTCTCAGACTGTGAATGAAGGATTTCCCAGTTGCAAGGTAGACCAGTCTTGCACAGACATAAACTCTGGGTCAACAACAGCAGTGGAAGAAATTCACAAAGATATGCAAGTTTCTACTTCGcctgaaaagtgtgaaaaagcTTCCATTCCAGAAACACAAATGTCTTCTCCAGAGATCCAGAAAACATTATTCACTTCCAACCCTACTGTGACTCCTGTTTCAAGAAAAGGTAATGGTGTTGTTTCATTCAAGAATGTTCTTCAAGAAAGGGCCCAAAAGACAGGATTAGCTTTACCTCAGTATGAGACGGTGCAAGAAGGTGGAGGTTTTGTATGCACAGTCACCTTTAATGGACAGTGTTTTAAGAGTGAAGGATGTTCACCTAGCAAAAAGCTGGCTCAACAGAATGCAGCTGCTGCAGCCTTTAAGACTTTAACCTCCGGGGAAAAAACGGATGAAAATTCCCCACTCCCTTCAAGAACATCAGCATCAAACATAGAGACCCCTCAAGCAACAAGTATGCAGTCTCCAGCAACAACTCCAGAAATGTTTGATGCCACAGTTTCCTATAAGAACCTCCTCCAGGAAAATTGTCAGCAAAGAGGAAATAAGCCCCCCACATACTCCACAACCTGGGAAG GAACTGGGTTTATCAGCACTGTTTGTTTTGGTGATGTTATGGTATCTACCAAGGCACCGTACACTTCCAAAAAACAAGCAGAACAAGCTGCTGCTTGTGAAGCCCTGTTGGTAATTGGTGTTTCAAATCCAGAGGAAGTCTTTGTTAACAAGGGAACAAAGAAGAACAAGTTGAAAAGAAAGTTTGCACCCATGGTTGGGCAACAGAGAACATCATGGGTTCATTTCCGTGGAATACAAGCAGGAGGATGGCAATCTAGTGATTG TCTGCTTCAGGTACTTCTTAAAAGATACCTTTCCAGCCAGGCATTCGTCAATGTTGCAGCCGCTTTGGCTCAATATTTTCGCCGTAAGATCTCTGGTCGACCAGTGACGCTTGACGTTCCAAGCCTTACAGAACACATAAGGGACTGGATGCTGGAAGAAGTACAGAACATTGCAACCATGAATGAAGAAGCTCTCCAGCATGTGTTTTCCTACATGTGGAAGTTCAACAAAAGATGGATTTCCTTTCTTAATCCTCCTCTTCCACATGATCTTGAATTTCTTAAG GCAAGTGCAGCAGATGAACTTGCCCGGCGACAAGCCAGTGAAGTGCATCACTCTGAAGATTTTTATCATCCATGGGGCCTTCCAAAGGGCAACTTTAAACACAGAATGATCTCAACAG GTCTGTTCATTGAACCAGCTGCTGATTGTGCAGTCAGGGAGCTGAAAGAAGAGACTGGCATTAAACTTGATGCAGATGAAGTTAAAAATTCCCCTCAAGTTGACTTGCTGCAGACTGATAATCTTAACCCTCACAAAG GTGACATGGTCAAGTATTTTCTGTATGTATACAGACCACACAACATTGAAGATGACTTGAACAACTCACAAGACATGGATCAGTTGGATAGTTCTAACAATTGTGAAGCAGAAAATAGCTTAACAGCTGAAG TGGTGGATTTTGATGGATCCACTAAGCAAAACATAGATGGCAAAAACATTGATGATGGAAAAGATGAGCCAGAGAGAGGTGAGCCCCCTGCTGGAGAACAGTTGAAAGAAGAGACCTTGATTACAGATGAAAACTTTCAAGGTTCCATGGCTGTTGATGAGGAAAAAGCCAGTAATTTGGGGAAGGTGCAGGTATCCAGGGGCCCTGATGAAATATCGGGAGCCTCTTTCTCAGTGGAGAGACGTGGTGTTAAACGAAAAAGGGACCCTGATGATGATAACTATGGTGACAACGAAATGGAGAGTGGCCATCAGGTGCAAG GACAGTCCACAACACCAACGAAAGGTGAATGCTTACTTGTCCCAGTGACTGCAGACACACCCACATCTGCTTGTACACAAGAAGTAATCACTGCAGCAAGGTCACCACATGTTCAGAGCAGTGTGCATGAGGAATGTGCATGGTTTACTTTACAGGAGGCAAGAATTAAGTCTCCAGTGTTTGAACAGATATCCCAAACAGAACAATTCAAGAAACTTCTCAATTCCATAACCAGCCCAGAAGAGAGGTAG
- the LOC140937046 gene encoding bcl-2-like protein 1: MESRHALARAEVSPTAQQGLVLAKDFISYRLGKGPLPTSNTAATLRKLADQIEEQYPSLLSHLCRKLNITRTTAYPTFVEIASEVFVDGINWGRIVALFAFGGKLALYCDQNQMTDLVASVTEWVGKYVGGLSEWIESNGGWEGLDKHFNDKGQDSAWWRGVFLTTLGLGTLAAFMYSR, encoded by the exons ATGGAAAGTCGACACGCGCTGGCGAGAGCTGAAGTTTCGCCGACAGCTCAACAAGGTTTAGTCCTTGCTAAAGATTTTATTTCCTATAGGCTCGGAAAAGGCCCTTTACCCACGTCAAATACCGCTGCAACACTTCGCAAACTTGCCGACCAAATCGAGGAGCAGTACCCATCACTGTTAAGCCATTTATGCCGTAAACTGAACATTACGAGAACTACAGCGTATccaacatttgttgaaattgcAAGCGAAGTATTCGTGGATGGAATAAACTGGGGAAGAATTGTAGCGCTATTTGCTTTTGGGGGAAAACTGGCTTTGTATTGCGATCAGAACCAAATGACAGATCTCGTTGCTTCGGTCACTGAATGGGTAGGAAAATACGTAGGCGGACTTAGTGAATGGATTGAAAGCAATGGCGGATGG gaaggTCTCgataaacattttaatgacaaaGGACAAGATAGCGCCTGGTGGAGAGGTGTTTTTCTTACAACACTTGGACTTGGAACATTAGCAGCTTTTATGTACAGCCGGTGA
- the LOC140937044 gene encoding uncharacterized protein isoform X2 produces the protein MAEPNFKGLLQMHCQKAKVELPKYSCTQKMQGHIPVFSANLVVLGQNFTSEGEFSTKKQAEKSAAKVALRELRILGGDFQLKSCTALSQTVNEGFPSCKVDQSCTDINSGSTTAVEEIHKDMQVSTSPEKCEKASIPETQMSSPEIQKTLFTSNPTVTPVSRKGNGVVSFKNVLQERAQKTGLALPQYETVQEGGGFVCTVTFNGQCFKSEGCSPSKKLAQQNAAAAAFKTLTSGEKTDENSPLPSRTSASNIETPQATSMQSPATTPEMFDATVSYKNLLQENCQQRGNKPPTYSTTWEGTGFISTVCFGDVMVSTKAPYTSKKQAEQAAACEALLVIGVSNPEEVFVNKGTKKNKLKRKFAPMVGQQRTSWVHFRGIQAGGWQSSDWGDADFFWEQAIANKRQKLDPNESLFGRSRTTFALPLQHRRDLSVGEIWKEKKNVVIVGDAESSFILYCTRVPGTCKIFNTRTMSLVELEPGFRIVGLDAQYSDFKGKVALEAERCANVVIPETPDPVLTSCGVVLLYQDPQSSLLQVLLKRYLSSQAFVNVAAALAQYFRRKISGRPVTLDVPSLTEHIRDWMLEEVQNIATMNEEALQHVFSYMWKFNKRWISFLNPPLPHDLEFLKASAADELARRQASEVHHSEDFYHPWGLPKGNFKHRMISTGLFIEPAADCAVRELKEETGIKLDADEVKNSPQVDLLQTDNLNPHKGDMVKYFLYVYRPHNIEDDLNNSQDMDQLDSSNNCEAENSLTAEVVDFDGSTKQNIDGKNIDDGKDEPERGEPPAGEQLKEETLITDENFQGSMAVDEEKASNLGKVQVSRGPDEISGASFSVERRGVKRKRDPDDDNYGDNEMESGHQVQVHNTNER, from the exons ATGGCAGAACCAAATTTCAAAGGTCTTTTACAAATGCATTGTCAAAAAGCTAAGGTTGAACTCCCCAAGTATAGTTGCACACAAAAAATGCAAGGACATATTCCAGTTTTCTCGGCTAATTTGGTCGTTTTGGGGCAAAATTTTACTAGCGAAGGCGAGTTCAGCACCAAAAAGCAGGCTGAAAAAAGTGCGGCTAAGGTTGCTTTGCGCGAATTGAGAATTCTTGGGGGAGATTTTCAGCTGAAATCCTGCACTGCACTCTCTCAGACTGTGAATGAAGGATTTCCCAGTTGCAAGGTAGACCAGTCTTGCACAGACATAAACTCTGGGTCAACAACAGCAGTGGAAGAAATTCACAAAGATATGCAAGTTTCTACTTCGcctgaaaagtgtgaaaaagcTTCCATTCCAGAAACACAAATGTCTTCTCCAGAGATCCAGAAAACATTATTCACTTCCAACCCTACTGTGACTCCTGTTTCAAGAAAAGGTAATGGTGTTGTTTCATTCAAGAATGTTCTTCAAGAAAGGGCCCAAAAGACAGGATTAGCTTTACCTCAGTATGAGACGGTGCAAGAAGGTGGAGGTTTTGTATGCACAGTCACCTTTAATGGACAGTGTTTTAAGAGTGAAGGATGTTCACCTAGCAAAAAGCTGGCTCAACAGAATGCAGCTGCTGCAGCCTTTAAGACTTTAACCTCCGGGGAAAAAACGGATGAAAATTCCCCACTCCCTTCAAGAACATCAGCATCAAACATAGAGACCCCTCAAGCAACAAGTATGCAGTCTCCAGCAACAACTCCAGAAATGTTTGATGCCACAGTTTCCTATAAGAACCTCCTCCAGGAAAATTGTCAGCAAAGAGGAAATAAGCCCCCCACATACTCCACAACCTGGGAAG GAACTGGGTTTATCAGCACTGTTTGTTTTGGTGATGTTATGGTATCTACCAAGGCACCGTACACTTCCAAAAAACAAGCAGAACAAGCTGCTGCTTGTGAAGCCCTGTTGGTAATTGGTGTTTCAAATCCAGAGGAAGTCTTTGTTAACAAGGGAACAAAGAAGAACAAGTTGAAAAGAAAGTTTGCACCCATGGTTGGGCAACAGAGAACATCATGGGTTCATTTCCGTGGAATACAAGCAGGAGGATGGCAATCTAGTGATTG GGGAGATGCTGATTTCTTTTGGGAAcaagcaattgcaaataaaagGCAGAAGTTGGATCCAAATGAATCACTTTTTGGCAGGAGTAGAACAACATTTGCCCTTCCATTACAACACAGACGAGACTTATCAGTTGGTGAAATCTGGAAGGAGAAGAAAAATGTGGTTATTGTTGGGGATGCAGAATCATCTTTTATTCTGTACTGTACAAGAGTTCCAGGAACTTGCAAGATTTTCAACACGCGGACAATGTCACTGGTTGAGCTTGAACCTG GTTTTCGAATTGTTGGTCTTGATGCCCAGTATTCTGATTTTAAGGGTAAGGTGGCCCTTGAAGCAGAGAGGTGTGCGAATGTTGTTATTCCTGAAACACCAGATCCTGTGCTTACAAGCTGCGGTGTTGTACTTCTTTATCAAGATCCACAGTCCAG TCTGCTTCAGGTACTTCTTAAAAGATACCTTTCCAGCCAGGCATTCGTCAATGTTGCAGCCGCTTTGGCTCAATATTTTCGCCGTAAGATCTCTGGTCGACCAGTGACGCTTGACGTTCCAAGCCTTACAGAACACATAAGGGACTGGATGCTGGAAGAAGTACAGAACATTGCAACCATGAATGAAGAAGCTCTCCAGCATGTGTTTTCCTACATGTGGAAGTTCAACAAAAGATGGATTTCCTTTCTTAATCCTCCTCTTCCACATGATCTTGAATTTCTTAAG GCAAGTGCAGCAGATGAACTTGCCCGGCGACAAGCCAGTGAAGTGCATCACTCTGAAGATTTTTATCATCCATGGGGCCTTCCAAAGGGCAACTTTAAACACAGAATGATCTCAACAG GTCTGTTCATTGAACCAGCTGCTGATTGTGCAGTCAGGGAGCTGAAAGAAGAGACTGGCATTAAACTTGATGCAGATGAAGTTAAAAATTCCCCTCAAGTTGACTTGCTGCAGACTGATAATCTTAACCCTCACAAAG GTGACATGGTCAAGTATTTTCTGTATGTATACAGACCACACAACATTGAAGATGACTTGAACAACTCACAAGACATGGATCAGTTGGATAGTTCTAACAATTGTGAAGCAGAAAATAGCTTAACAGCTGAAG TGGTGGATTTTGATGGATCCACTAAGCAAAACATAGATGGCAAAAACATTGATGATGGAAAAGATGAGCCAGAGAGAGGTGAGCCCCCTGCTGGAGAACAGTTGAAAGAAGAGACCTTGATTACAGATGAAAACTTTCAAGGTTCCATGGCTGTTGATGAGGAAAAAGCCAGTAATTTGGGGAAGGTGCAGGTATCCAGGGGCCCTGATGAAATATCGGGAGCCTCTTTCTCAGTGGAGAGACGTGGTGTTAAACGAAAAAGGGACCCTGATGATGATAACTATGGTGACAACGAAATGGAGAGTGGCCATCAGGTGCAAG TCCACAACACCAACGAAAGGTGA